A window of [Ruminococcus] lactaris ATCC 29176 genomic DNA:
TCTTTTACAGAGACAAAGATCTTATCATTTTTTCCTGATACTTCCACAAAAACAGAAGATTCATTTTCGCTGAATTTGATTGCGTTATCAATCAAGTTGTAAAGAACCTGCTGGATTTTCCGCTTATCTGCACAGACAAAAACCGCATCAGGAAGCAGCAGCAACTGAATGGAAATGTGCTTCGGTGTGCAGACTCCCTCGAAAGAGAGGGCTGTATTCTTGATCACTTCCTGAATATCAAAGGTGGTTTTGTCTAAAAGCAGCTTTTTGGTATCAAATTCGTTGAGAGTGAGCAGGTCGGTAGTAAGGTCGGTCAGTCGTTCCGCCTCGAACAGGATGATATTCAGGTACTTTTCATGTAATTCCGGTGGGATTGTTCCGTCGGTCATTGCCTGCACATAACCTTTGATGGAGGTCAGCGGTGAGCGGAAATCATGGGAAACATTTGCTACGATCTTTTTCTGATAATCATCCATGTCTTTTAACTGCACAGACATGAAGTTCAGGGAGGCAGAAAGATATCCCATTTCATCATGAGAATGAACCGGGATCGCATAATCCAGGTTCCCCATGGCGTACTGCTTGGCGGCCTCTGTGATCTGCCGCAGCGGGCGGTAGACAAAGAAGTGGAATCCCAGCAGGAAAATGAAAGACAGTCCGAAGATCACTGCCAGAGTAATGTAAACCGGACGCATCAGAAGCGAACACTGCTTTTGGATGTCAGAAACCGGATGATGGATCAGCAGATATCCCTTTGTTGAGAATCCTTGAGTGACCGGTGCCATGACAGTAATAAAATCCTCGTCAAAGTAATCGTGGTAAGTTCCGGTAATGTACTGGCTGTTCCCGATTTCGGCCGGATCAAAATTTTCAATCGTACGGGGGGCAGTCGTACCTCTGATATTGGAAGAGGTAATGAGACTTCCATCCGGTGCGACGAACCAAAGAGAAGAATTTAAGTACAGCCGCATGGCAATGAGCTGGGACTGGACTGCCCAGATAGAAGAGTCTTCTGAAAAATAAGAAGGCAGATAATTATTGGAGATCAGAGTTGCCTCCCTGTAAAGAGACTGGGAAATATCTTCTTCCAGTCTGT
This region includes:
- a CDS encoding sensor histidine kinase, translating into MKSILHLKFIVLYIIFGFLCVFTTATLTNELIMDRLEEDISQSLYREATLISNNYLPSYFSEDSSIWAVQSQLIAMRLYLNSSLWFVAPDGSLITSSNIRGTTAPRTIENFDPAEIGNSQYITGTYHDYFDEDFITVMAPVTQGFSTKGYLLIHHPVSDIQKQCSLLMRPVYITLAVIFGLSFIFLLGFHFFVYRPLRQITEAAKQYAMGNLDYAIPVHSHDEMGYLSASLNFMSVQLKDMDDYQKKIVANVSHDFRSPLTSIKGYVQAMTDGTIPPELHEKYLNIILFEAERLTDLTTDLLTLNEFDTKKLLLDKTTFDIQEVIKNTALSFEGVCTPKHISIQLLLLPDAVFVCADKRKIQQVLYNLIDNAIKFSENESSVFVEVSGKNDKIFVSVKDQGIGIPKKELNKIWERFYKSDLSRGKDKKGTGLGLAIVKEVIQAHDEHINVISTEGVGTEFIFSLSKASQD